In a genomic window of Bradyrhizobium ontarionense:
- a CDS encoding NAD(P)(+) transhydrogenase (Re/Si-specific) subunit beta: MNANLSALLYLVAGVLFILSLRGLSSPATSRQGNFFGMAGMAIAVATTLAGHPPADGVAWVLVILGIAIGGGIGAVIARRVPMTSMPELVAAFHSLVGMAAVLVAAGAFYAPEAFDIGTPGNIHPQSLIEMSLGVAIGALTFTGSVIAFLKLSARMSGAPIILPFRHIINIALAVALVFFIVGLVLSGSAFDFWLITILALALGVLMIIPIGGADMPVVISMLNSYSGWAAAGIGFTLGNSALIITGALVGSSGAILSYIMCHAMNRSFISVILGGFGGETAAAGGATGEQKPAKLGSADDAAFIMKNAQKVIIVPGYGMAVAQAQHAVRELADTLKKEGVEVKYAIHPVAGRMPGHMNVLLAEANVPYDEVFELEDINSEFAQTDVAFVIGANDVTNPAAEEDKSSPIYGMPVLQVWKAGTVMFIKRSLASGYAGIDNPLFYRDNTMMLLGDAKKMTENIVKAM, translated from the coding sequence ATGAACGCCAATCTGTCGGCACTCCTTTATCTCGTGGCAGGTGTGCTGTTCATCCTGTCTCTTCGCGGACTGTCCAGCCCGGCGACCAGCCGGCAGGGCAACTTCTTCGGCATGGCCGGCATGGCGATCGCGGTTGCCACCACGCTGGCGGGCCATCCCCCGGCCGACGGCGTCGCGTGGGTCCTGGTGATCCTCGGCATCGCCATCGGCGGCGGCATCGGCGCGGTCATCGCCCGCCGCGTGCCGATGACCTCGATGCCGGAACTGGTCGCTGCCTTCCACTCGCTTGTCGGCATGGCGGCGGTCCTGGTCGCGGCCGGCGCGTTCTATGCACCCGAAGCGTTCGACATCGGCACGCCCGGCAACATCCATCCGCAGAGCCTGATCGAAATGTCGCTCGGCGTCGCGATCGGCGCCCTGACCTTCACCGGCTCGGTGATCGCGTTCCTGAAGCTCTCCGCCCGGATGAGCGGCGCGCCGATCATCCTGCCGTTCCGCCACATCATCAACATCGCGCTCGCCGTGGCGCTGGTGTTCTTCATCGTCGGGCTCGTGCTCTCCGGCAGCGCGTTCGACTTCTGGCTGATCACCATCCTCGCGCTGGCGCTCGGCGTGCTCATGATCATCCCGATCGGTGGCGCCGACATGCCGGTCGTGATCTCGATGCTGAACTCCTATTCGGGCTGGGCCGCGGCGGGTATCGGCTTCACGCTCGGCAATTCGGCGCTGATCATCACCGGTGCGCTGGTCGGCTCCTCGGGCGCCATCCTGTCCTACATCATGTGCCACGCGATGAACCGGTCCTTCATCTCGGTCATCCTCGGCGGCTTCGGCGGCGAGACTGCCGCGGCGGGCGGGGCGACCGGCGAGCAGAAGCCGGCCAAGCTCGGCTCGGCCGATGATGCCGCGTTCATCATGAAGAACGCGCAGAAGGTCATCATCGTGCCCGGCTACGGCATGGCGGTGGCGCAGGCCCAGCACGCGGTGCGCGAGCTGGCCGACACGCTGAAGAAGGAAGGCGTCGAGGTGAAATACGCCATCCATCCCGTCGCCGGCCGCATGCCGGGCCACATGAACGTGCTGCTCGCCGAGGCCAACGTGCCCTACGACGAGGTGTTCGAACTCGAGGACATCAACTCCGAATTCGCCCAGACTGACGTCGCCTTCGTGATCGGCGCCAATGACGTCACCAATCCGGCGGCCGAAGAGGATAAATCCTCGCCGATCTACGGCATGCCGGTGCTTCAGGTCTGGAAGGCCGGCACCGTGATGTTCATCAAGCGCTCGCTGGCGTCGGGCTATGCCGGCATCGACAATCCGCTGTTCTATCGCGACAACACGATGATGCTACTCGGCGACGCCAAGAAGATGACCGAGAACATCGTCAAGGCCATGTAG
- a CDS encoding type II toxin-antitoxin system death-on-curing family toxin — protein MSETEEPLWISYEQAIAIHARQLRRFGGAPGLRDEGMLRSALERPVNKWTYEQAPLPELAAAYAFGLAKNHAFVDGNKRIAFMAMMTFLRRNGIAFAPDPAQATTVILALAAGEVSEASLTRWIRDNWPGQ, from the coding sequence ATGAGCGAGACTGAGGAGCCGCTCTGGATCAGCTACGAGCAGGCGATTGCGATCCATGCGCGGCAGCTGCGCCGGTTCGGTGGAGCGCCAGGACTGCGCGACGAAGGGATGCTGCGCTCTGCGCTGGAGCGTCCGGTCAACAAATGGACCTATGAGCAGGCGCCGCTGCCCGAGCTTGCTGCAGCCTATGCGTTCGGACTGGCCAAAAACCACGCCTTCGTCGACGGCAACAAGCGCATCGCCTTCATGGCCATGATGACCTTCCTGCGCCGCAACGGCATTGCGTTTGCGCCCGACCCCGCTCAGGCCACAACCGTCATCCTTGCCCTCGCCGCCGGCGAGGTCAGCGAGGCCAGCCTGACGCGCTGGATCCGCGATAATTGGCCTGGCCAATAG
- a CDS encoding AbrB/MazE/SpoVT family DNA-binding domain-containing protein: MKIEIKKIGNSDGLLLPRELMQRLDLKRGQQLHIVELPGGGFQALPYDPDFERTMEIADKLMDEYRDTLSALAK; encoded by the coding sequence ATGAAGATCGAGATCAAGAAGATCGGCAATTCCGATGGCCTGCTGCTGCCGCGCGAACTGATGCAGCGGTTGGATCTGAAGCGCGGCCAGCAGTTGCACATTGTGGAACTGCCCGGCGGTGGCTTCCAGGCTCTCCCGTATGATCCGGACTTCGAGCGGACCATGGAGATCGCTGACAAACTCATGGACGAGTATCGCGATACGCTCTCGGCTCTCGCCAAATGA
- a CDS encoding Re/Si-specific NAD(P)(+) transhydrogenase subunit alpha — MKIAVAKEIDPLEPRVAASPDTVKKFKALGAEITVEPGAGIKSGLPDGEFTAAGATVSADALKDADIIIKVKRPEASELANYRRGTLVFAIMDPFGNDVALKAMADAGIAAFAMELMPRITRAQVMDVLSSQANLAGYRAVIEGAEAFGRAFPMMMTAAGTVPATKVFVMGVGVAGLQAIATARRLGAIVTATDVRPATKEQVESLGAKFLAVEDEEFKNAQTAGGYAKEMSKEYQAKQAALTAEHIKKQDVIITTALIPGRPAPRLVTLEMVKSMRPGSVLVDLAVERGGNVEGVKLGETVDIDGVKIIGFPNLAGRVAASASSLYARNLFSFIETMVDKKDKALAVNWDDELVKATALTKDGAIIHPNFQPKA, encoded by the coding sequence ATGAAGATTGCCGTCGCCAAGGAAATCGACCCTTTGGAGCCGCGGGTTGCCGCCTCTCCAGACACGGTGAAGAAGTTCAAGGCGTTGGGCGCCGAGATCACGGTTGAGCCCGGCGCCGGCATCAAGTCCGGTTTGCCGGACGGGGAGTTCACTGCGGCCGGGGCGACCGTGAGCGCGGATGCGCTCAAGGACGCCGACATCATCATCAAGGTGAAGCGGCCGGAAGCCTCCGAGCTCGCCAACTACCGGCGCGGCACGCTGGTCTTCGCAATCATGGACCCCTTCGGCAACGACGTCGCTCTCAAGGCAATGGCCGATGCCGGCATTGCCGCCTTTGCCATGGAGCTGATGCCGCGCATCACCCGCGCGCAGGTCATGGACGTGCTGTCCAGCCAGGCCAACCTCGCCGGCTACCGCGCCGTCATCGAAGGCGCCGAGGCATTCGGTCGCGCCTTTCCCATGATGATGACCGCGGCCGGCACCGTGCCGGCGACGAAGGTCTTCGTGATGGGCGTCGGCGTTGCCGGCCTGCAGGCGATTGCGACTGCGCGCCGGCTCGGCGCCATCGTCACGGCCACCGATGTGCGCCCGGCCACCAAGGAGCAAGTGGAAAGCCTCGGTGCCAAGTTCCTCGCGGTCGAGGATGAGGAGTTCAAGAACGCGCAGACGGCCGGCGGCTACGCCAAGGAGATGTCCAAGGAGTACCAGGCCAAGCAGGCGGCGCTGACGGCGGAACACATCAAGAAGCAGGACGTCATCATCACCACCGCGCTGATCCCAGGCCGTCCGGCACCGCGCCTCGTCACCCTGGAGATGGTGAAGTCGATGCGTCCGGGCTCGGTGCTGGTTGATCTCGCGGTCGAGCGTGGCGGCAATGTCGAGGGCGTCAAGCTCGGCGAAACCGTCGACATCGACGGCGTCAAGATCATCGGCTTCCCGAATCTGGCCGGCCGGGTCGCAGCCTCGGCCTCCAGCCTCTATGCACGCAACCTCTTTTCCTTCATCGAGACCATGGTCGACAAGAAGGACAAGGCGCTCGCGGTCAATTGGGACGACGAACTGGTCAAGGCCACGGCTTTGACAAAGGACGGCGCCATCATTCACCCGAACTTTCAGCCGAAGGCATAG
- a CDS encoding M3 family oligoendopeptidase, protein MTSRASSALRKPTRPSLQTKSAKTKAAETKAAKVKPAKKPAAKAPSKKPRAAKSAPASSSKSSVSKSSARLSVKAKTTSAAASVGTLPEWNLGDLYSGIDAPEIAHDLAKMDAECVAFETDYKGKLAEHVAREDGGEWLAEAVRRYETIDDLAGRLGSFAGLAHAGDSVDPAISKFYGDISERLTAAFTHLLFFPLELNRIDDAVIARAMETPALGHYRPWIEDLRKDKPYQLEDRVEQLFHEKSQTGYSAWNRLFDQTIAGLRFEVGAKELAIEPTLNFLQDRDGAKRKAAAEALAKTFKANERTFALITNTLAKDKDISDRWRGFQDVADSRHLNNRVEREVVDALVASVRAAYPKLSHRYYRLKARWFKKKTLAHWDRNAPLPFAANATIAWPEAKSMVLTAYRGFSPDMADIAQRFFDDRWIDAPVRPGKAPGAFSHPTTPSAHPYVLMNYQGKPRDVMTLAHELGHGVHQVLAARNGALMAPTPLTLAETASVFGEMLTFRRLLSQTKDAKQRQALLAGKVEDMINTVVRQIAFYSFERAVHTERKNGELTAERIGQIWLSVQTESLGEAIDIKPGYENFWMYIPHFIHSPFYVYAYAFGDCLVNSLYAVYEHATEGFAERYLAMLAAGGTKHYSELLAPFGLDAKDPKFWDGGLSVIAGMIDELEAMG, encoded by the coding sequence ATGACCTCGCGCGCTTCTTCCGCCCTTCGCAAGCCGACCAGACCCTCCCTCCAGACGAAATCCGCCAAGACCAAGGCTGCCGAGACCAAGGCCGCCAAGGTCAAGCCGGCCAAGAAACCGGCCGCCAAGGCTCCGTCGAAGAAGCCCCGCGCGGCTAAATCGGCTCCCGCATCTTCTTCCAAGTCGTCGGTTTCCAAGTCGTCGGCCAGGCTCTCTGTCAAAGCTAAGACGACATCGGCCGCGGCCTCTGTCGGCACGCTGCCCGAGTGGAACCTCGGCGACCTTTATTCGGGCATCGATGCGCCGGAGATCGCCCATGATCTCGCGAAGATGGATGCCGAATGCGTCGCGTTTGAGACCGACTACAAGGGCAAGCTCGCCGAGCATGTGGCGCGCGAGGACGGTGGCGAATGGCTCGCAGAAGCAGTGCGGCGCTACGAGACGATCGACGATCTCGCCGGGCGGCTCGGCTCGTTTGCGGGCCTCGCGCATGCCGGCGACAGCGTCGATCCTGCAATCTCTAAATTCTATGGCGACATCTCCGAGCGGCTCACCGCTGCGTTCACGCACCTCCTGTTTTTTCCGCTCGAACTCAACCGCATCGACGATGCGGTGATCGCGCGCGCGATGGAAACGCCGGCCCTCGGCCACTACCGGCCGTGGATCGAGGATCTGCGCAAGGACAAGCCCTATCAGCTCGAGGACCGCGTCGAGCAGCTGTTCCACGAGAAGTCGCAGACCGGCTATTCCGCCTGGAACCGGTTGTTCGACCAGACCATCGCCGGCCTGCGCTTCGAGGTCGGGGCCAAGGAGCTCGCGATCGAGCCGACGCTGAACTTCCTGCAGGACCGTGACGGTGCCAAGCGCAAGGCAGCAGCCGAGGCGCTGGCCAAGACCTTCAAGGCCAATGAGCGCACCTTCGCACTGATCACCAATACGCTGGCCAAGGACAAGGACATCTCCGATCGCTGGCGCGGCTTTCAGGATGTCGCGGACTCCCGCCACCTCAACAACCGCGTCGAGCGCGAGGTGGTGGACGCGCTGGTGGCCTCGGTGCGTGCAGCCTATCCGAAGCTGTCGCACCGCTACTATCGGCTCAAGGCGCGCTGGTTCAAGAAGAAGACGCTCGCGCATTGGGATCGCAATGCGCCGCTGCCCTTCGCGGCCAATGCCACCATTGCCTGGCCCGAGGCGAAGAGCATGGTGCTGACGGCCTATCGCGGCTTTTCGCCTGATATGGCCGACATCGCCCAGCGCTTCTTCGACGATCGCTGGATCGATGCGCCGGTGCGGCCGGGCAAGGCGCCGGGGGCGTTCTCGCATCCGACCACGCCGTCGGCGCATCCTTATGTGCTGATGAACTATCAGGGCAAGCCGCGCGACGTCATGACGCTCGCCCACGAGCTCGGCCACGGCGTGCACCAGGTGCTTGCAGCCAGGAACGGTGCGCTGATGGCGCCGACGCCGTTGACGCTGGCGGAGACCGCGAGCGTATTCGGCGAGATGCTGACGTTCAGGCGTCTGCTCTCGCAGACCAAGGACGCCAAGCAGCGCCAGGCGCTGCTCGCCGGCAAGGTCGAGGACATGATCAACACGGTGGTGCGGCAGATCGCGTTCTATTCGTTCGAGCGCGCGGTCCATACCGAGCGCAAGAATGGCGAGCTCACGGCCGAGCGGATCGGGCAGATCTGGCTGTCGGTGCAGACCGAGAGCCTCGGTGAGGCGATCGATATCAAGCCGGGCTACGAGAACTTCTGGATGTACATCCCGCACTTCATCCATTCGCCGTTTTATGTCTACGCCTATGCGTTCGGCGACTGCCTGGTAAACTCGCTCTATGCGGTCTACGAGCATGCCACCGAAGGCTTTGCCGAGCGCTATCTCGCGATGCTCGCGGCCGGCGGCACCAAGCATTACTCCGAGCTGCTCGCGCCGTTCGGCCTGGATGCCAAGGATCCCAAGTTCTGGGACGGCGGCCTGTCGGTCATCGCCGGCATGATCGATGAGCTGGAGGCGATGGGGTAG
- a CDS encoding aa3-type cytochrome c oxidase subunit IV has translation MADHGQIAYSTADGNDYVAHEATYEGFIKLVKYGSIGVALIVIMMAIFLT, from the coding sequence ATGGCAGACCATGGCCAGATCGCTTATTCGACGGCTGACGGCAACGACTATGTGGCGCATGAGGCCACCTATGAGGGCTTCATCAAGCTGGTGAAGTACGGCTCGATCGGCGTTGCCCTGATCGTCATCATGATGGCTATTTTCCTCACTTAA
- a CDS encoding proton-translocating transhydrogenase family protein has translation MEHVVQAVDPFIFRLSIFVLAVFVGYFVVWAVTPALHTPLMSVTNAISSVIVVGALLAVGVPMLSSGSGLARAFGFIALIFACVNIFGGFLVTQRMLAMYKKKSK, from the coding sequence ATGGAGCATGTCGTCCAAGCCGTCGATCCCTTCATATTCCGGCTGTCGATTTTCGTGCTGGCGGTTTTCGTCGGCTATTTCGTGGTGTGGGCGGTGACGCCGGCCCTGCATACGCCGCTGATGTCGGTGACCAACGCGATCTCCTCGGTGATCGTGGTCGGCGCGCTGCTCGCGGTCGGCGTTCCCATGCTGTCGAGCGGCAGCGGTCTGGCGCGGGCGTTCGGCTTCATCGCGCTGATCTTCGCCTGCGTGAACATCTTCGGCGGCTTCCTCGTCACCCAGCGCATGCTGGCGATGTACAAGAAGAAGTCCAAGTAA